The following proteins are encoded in a genomic region of Terriglobales bacterium:
- a CDS encoding DHA2 family efflux MFS transporter permease subunit has product MSSNSIPAQDAVPQPKVNPWLIGIVVSLAAFMEVLDTSIANVALPHIAGNLGASNDESTWVLTSYLVSNAVVLPISGFLVGWLGRKRFFLTCIVLFTASSFMCGIAPNLGLLLLFRVLQGAFGGGLQPMTQAILGDSFPPAKRGMAFALYGITIVCAPAIGPTLGGWITDNYSWRWIFYINVPVGILAVVLVHQLIEDPPYLKRVKNAFANFDYLGFSLLAIGVGALQVALDKGQEDDWFGSSFITTLIVVATIGLVSLVIWEWRRKEPIVDIRLFQRFNFASCSLMMFVLGAVLFSSTVLLPQFLQTLMGYTAQKAGMVLSAAAILLLVVLQLVGRLAGRIQARYLLAFGWISLAVAMYVSCKRLDLLISFNAATWMRIWQYLPVGFLFVPLTMAAYVGLPAEKSNAAAGLINFVRNMGQSVGTSAVTTLLARRSQYHQSVLAESTRSHRFQAVIDGVALKLSHAGVSMHEAQRQALGRLYGMVQQQAAALSYVDVYWLLSVIAAAMFLLSFFLRKNQPGAGAEVQIH; this is encoded by the coding sequence ATGAGTTCGAATTCCATTCCGGCACAAGACGCGGTCCCGCAGCCCAAAGTCAATCCTTGGCTGATTGGAATCGTCGTTTCACTCGCCGCCTTCATGGAGGTTCTGGATACCAGCATTGCCAATGTCGCCCTGCCCCACATCGCCGGCAATCTGGGCGCCAGCAACGACGAGAGCACCTGGGTATTGACTAGTTATCTGGTGTCCAACGCCGTCGTACTTCCTATTAGCGGCTTCCTTGTTGGCTGGCTCGGTCGGAAGCGTTTCTTCCTGACTTGCATTGTCTTATTCACCGCCAGCTCTTTTATGTGTGGAATTGCGCCAAACCTTGGACTGCTGCTGCTTTTCCGCGTGCTGCAAGGCGCCTTTGGTGGCGGGCTGCAGCCGATGACGCAGGCAATCCTGGGGGATAGTTTCCCGCCGGCCAAGCGCGGGATGGCTTTCGCATTGTATGGAATCACCATTGTCTGTGCCCCCGCAATTGGTCCTACGCTGGGTGGCTGGATTACTGATAACTATTCCTGGCGCTGGATTTTCTATATCAACGTGCCTGTCGGGATCTTGGCGGTGGTTCTTGTGCACCAGTTGATAGAGGATCCTCCCTACCTGAAACGTGTCAAGAATGCCTTCGCCAACTTCGATTATCTCGGATTCTCCCTGCTTGCCATCGGGGTCGGTGCACTGCAGGTGGCGCTCGATAAGGGGCAGGAAGACGATTGGTTCGGATCTAGCTTTATTACAACCCTGATTGTCGTCGCGACCATCGGTCTGGTCTCTCTCGTCATTTGGGAGTGGCGTCGCAAAGAACCTATCGTCGACATTCGCTTATTCCAGCGTTTCAATTTTGCAAGCTGCAGCCTGATGATGTTCGTGCTTGGCGCCGTTCTGTTCAGTTCTACCGTACTTCTTCCTCAGTTTCTGCAAACGCTCATGGGCTACACGGCGCAGAAGGCCGGAATGGTGCTCTCTGCGGCAGCGATTCTCCTATTGGTCGTGCTGCAGTTAGTAGGACGTCTTGCTGGTCGCATCCAGGCACGCTATCTGCTGGCTTTTGGTTGGATAAGTCTGGCTGTCGCGATGTATGTCTCGTGCAAACGCCTTGATTTGTTAATTAGCTTTAACGCGGCCACGTGGATGCGCATTTGGCAGTATTTGCCGGTTGGATTCTTATTCGTCCCGCTCACGATGGCGGCATATGTGGGTCTGCCGGCGGAAAAAAGCAATGCTGCTGCCGGCTTGATAAATTTCGTGCGCAACATGGGGCAAAGCGTAGGAACCTCGGCAGTGACCACGCTACTCGCGCGCCGATCACAGTACCACCAATCGGTTTTAGCTGAGTCCACACGATCGCATCGCTTCCAAGCAGTGATTGACGGAGTTGCACTGAAGCTCAGCCACGCTGGCGTGAGCATGCATGAAGCTCAGCGACAGGCGCTTGGCAGATTGTATGGCATGGTTCAACAGCAAGCGGCAGCGCTCTCGTATGTCGATGTGTACTGGCTTCTTTCAGTAATTGCTGCGGCAATGTTTTTACTCTCCTTCTTCCTTCGTAAGAATCAGCCGGGAGCAGGTGCTGAAGTTCAAATCCATTGA
- a CDS encoding DEAD/DEAH box helicase family protein: MATAATSASINQLIICSPYEEPIEHWKYDRETRRFTREPGRRPAGYVRASEASKSFDDPGEFIELPLVNQIRPRVKAWREADYPGATGISKRLLKHWRDMEQREPTRRFFFCQLEAIETLMWLAESPESERVGIKVPGDGGRFTRLCAKMATGSGKTILMSMLIAWQVLNKVTYPQDKRFSKNILVIAPGLTVRNRLEVLVPGSAGNYYSEFQIVPPGLEDKLRQGQSCRVLVRNWHKLDWESDEQINKRRSVDKRGALSDEAYVREVLGEMHTAENILVINDEAHHAWRVPPKVKIAGVSKDELMEATKWVGGLDRIHNARGILACYDMTATPFAPTGRKSSEETLFGWIVSDFGLNDAIESGLVKTPRVVVRDDGEMTSKYKSKFYHIYTDPEVKTDLNRKATPHTPLPDLVSMGYYFLGKDWLETAKQWEREGRAKTPPVMITVANITHAAARVHYAFTHKRIRLEELCDPEKILHIDSKVLDEAEAQDEPEPLAVVSGAAEPPAVAGGAVSADDAGDEVDEDDVTDENGSGPRKKLTKKDRAELMRRTVYTIGREGELGAPIQNVISVGMLSEGWDAKTVTHIMGLRAFTSQLLCEQVVGRGLRRTSYDVDEKSGLFRPEYVNIFGVPFTFLPHEGSADAPPPPPTTGKTRIEPLVDRRAKYEIAWPNVIRIDHEYRPVLKLDIPKIKPLVLDAYKTPKIAELAPMIDGKPDFTKLKEIDLEDLAKRFRMQRIVFEAASEVHDLMAPKWTGNREYLLAQLVRLVERYIEGGRVVVDPPLFNQDDKRRRLVITLNMTKLVQHIWEEIRFENSLTLEPIFDTERPIRSTGDVLPWYTSKPCEHTQRSHINMCVYDSRWEANEAQELDRNQNVRAWVKNDHLNFEITYSFKGVIHKFRPDYLVRLTNGTTLILEVKGQDDQQQQTKRQFLSEWVRAVNGHGGFGVWAADVSRHPKDVVEILQRHNT; encoded by the coding sequence ATGGCAACCGCAGCGACCTCGGCGAGTATCAACCAACTCATTATTTGTTCACCTTACGAAGAGCCAATCGAGCATTGGAAATACGATCGCGAGACTCGGCGGTTTACCCGCGAGCCTGGGCGACGCCCAGCTGGATACGTGCGCGCATCCGAGGCATCGAAATCCTTCGACGATCCCGGCGAATTTATCGAGTTGCCGCTGGTGAACCAGATTCGCCCGAGGGTGAAGGCGTGGCGTGAGGCGGATTATCCGGGTGCGACCGGAATCAGCAAGCGTCTGCTCAAGCATTGGCGCGATATGGAGCAGCGCGAGCCCACGCGTCGTTTTTTCTTCTGTCAGTTGGAAGCAATCGAGACATTGATGTGGCTTGCAGAGTCGCCCGAATCGGAGCGAGTGGGAATCAAGGTACCGGGCGATGGCGGACGGTTCACACGCCTCTGCGCCAAGATGGCGACCGGATCGGGAAAAACCATCCTGATGTCGATGCTGATCGCGTGGCAGGTGCTGAATAAGGTCACATATCCGCAGGACAAGCGTTTTTCGAAAAATATCCTGGTGATTGCCCCTGGCCTGACGGTAAGGAACCGGCTGGAGGTTCTGGTTCCGGGCAGCGCGGGAAATTACTACTCTGAGTTTCAAATTGTGCCTCCCGGCCTGGAAGACAAGCTGCGCCAAGGTCAGAGCTGCCGCGTGCTAGTGCGCAACTGGCACAAGCTGGATTGGGAAAGCGACGAACAAATCAACAAGCGTCGCAGCGTGGACAAACGCGGCGCACTCAGCGACGAGGCCTACGTCCGCGAGGTGCTGGGCGAGATGCACACGGCGGAGAACATTCTCGTCATCAACGACGAGGCCCACCACGCCTGGCGCGTACCGCCGAAGGTGAAGATTGCCGGTGTCTCCAAAGATGAATTGATGGAAGCAACCAAGTGGGTAGGCGGGCTCGACCGCATTCACAACGCTCGCGGAATTCTCGCCTGCTACGACATGACCGCGACTCCGTTCGCGCCTACTGGACGCAAGAGCAGCGAGGAAACGCTCTTCGGATGGATCGTCAGTGACTTCGGTCTGAACGACGCTATCGAGTCAGGACTGGTGAAGACGCCACGCGTAGTCGTGCGCGACGACGGCGAAATGACCAGCAAGTACAAATCGAAGTTCTACCACATCTATACCGACCCCGAGGTCAAGACAGACCTCAACCGCAAAGCGACGCCCCATACTCCTCTTCCCGATTTGGTAAGCATGGGCTACTACTTTCTCGGCAAGGATTGGTTGGAGACAGCTAAGCAGTGGGAAAGAGAAGGCAGAGCAAAAACTCCTCCGGTGATGATTACCGTCGCCAATATTACGCATGCCGCCGCACGAGTGCACTATGCCTTCACGCATAAAAGAATTCGCCTTGAAGAGCTGTGCGATCCAGAGAAGATCCTGCACATCGACTCCAAGGTGCTCGACGAAGCCGAGGCGCAGGATGAACCTGAACCGCTGGCGGTAGTCAGCGGCGCAGCAGAACCACCTGCAGTAGCGGGTGGCGCAGTATCAGCGGATGACGCAGGAGACGAGGTCGATGAAGATGACGTAACTGACGAGAACGGATCCGGTCCGCGCAAGAAGCTCACAAAGAAAGATCGCGCGGAACTGATGCGCAGGACTGTGTATACGATTGGCCGTGAAGGTGAACTAGGGGCGCCGATTCAGAACGTGATTTCGGTGGGGATGCTGTCCGAAGGATGGGACGCCAAGACGGTGACTCACATCATGGGTTTGCGCGCTTTCACTTCTCAACTTCTGTGCGAGCAGGTTGTGGGGCGCGGACTGCGGCGTACGTCCTACGATGTCGATGAGAAAAGCGGGCTCTTCCGTCCTGAGTACGTGAACATATTTGGCGTGCCGTTCACATTCCTTCCGCATGAAGGTAGCGCCGATGCGCCACCACCGCCGCCCACGACCGGCAAAACAAGAATTGAGCCTCTCGTGGATCGTCGGGCAAAATACGAAATCGCATGGCCGAACGTAATTCGCATCGACCATGAATACCGTCCAGTGCTGAAGCTGGATATCCCGAAGATAAAGCCATTAGTCCTAGATGCTTATAAGACTCCAAAGATTGCCGAACTCGCGCCCATGATCGATGGGAAGCCGGACTTCACGAAGTTAAAGGAAATCGATCTTGAAGATCTGGCGAAACGGTTTCGGATGCAAAGGATCGTCTTCGAAGCCGCTAGCGAGGTTCATGACCTGATGGCTCCGAAGTGGACGGGCAATCGCGAATATCTACTCGCTCAACTGGTGCGGCTGGTGGAACGGTACATCGAGGGTGGTCGCGTTGTGGTTGATCCGCCACTATTCAATCAGGACGACAAACGGCGAAGACTAGTGATCACCCTGAACATGACAAAGCTCGTTCAGCACATTTGGGAAGAGATTCGTTTCGAGAATTCCCTTACTCTTGAACCGATCTTCGACACGGAGCGGCCGATACGATCAACCGGAGACGTGCTCCCTTGGTACACGAGCAAACCTTGTGAGCACACGCAACGTTCCCACATCAATATGTGTGTCTACGACAGCAGGTGGGAGGCCAATGAAGCGCAGGAACTCGATCGCAATCAGAACGTCCGGGCGTGGGTTAAGAACGATCACCTGAACTTCGAGATTACATATTCGTTCAAAGGCGTGATTCACAAGTTCCGTCCTGACTATCTAGTTCGACTAACCAACGGAACGACGCTGATTTTGGAAGTTAAAGGCCAAGACGACCAGCAGCAACAAACCAAACGTCAATTCCTGTCCGAATGGGTGAGGGCTGTGAATGGGCATGGTGGCTTTGGTGTTTGGGCTGCCGACGTGTCGCGACACCCGAAGGACGTGGTCGAGATTCTGCAGAGGCACAACACTTAG
- a CDS encoding HlyD family secretion protein: MSTETNAAKTLRLPEVESSAKAGRDSEPEGPIAVEDLEKLATSVDATEKRRRKMALLLLAAVLVLIGSIYFAWRAFQYEDTDDAQIDGHIMPLSARITGQIQEVRVIEGQLVHAGDVLVTIDQRDYKIAVAQAQANVADAEATAASSHWNVPITAVSTSSNLASAETAIANAEAGVAAAEQNLESAKADVEQAEANAAKSDADLVRYRQLVAKEDISRQQYDQANATAIANRAAVVSDKAAALAAEQTLRQQQGKLLQAKADLRSAQTAPQQVSLTRAKALAADAQAVQRKTQLDQAELNLSFTVIRSPVTGIVGKKSVEVGQNVSVGQELVDVVPLDDIWVTANFKETQLAHMEPGQPVEIKVDAYGRKWKGHVSNLGGGTGSVFSLLPPENATGNYVKVVQRVPVRIDFDRVAGQSFNADGLLKPGLSVDPDVRVR, encoded by the coding sequence ATGTCAACTGAAACCAATGCCGCCAAGACTCTCAGGCTTCCCGAAGTGGAAAGCTCCGCCAAGGCCGGTCGCGACAGCGAACCTGAAGGGCCGATCGCCGTCGAGGACCTCGAAAAGCTGGCGACCAGTGTTGATGCAACGGAGAAGCGACGCAGAAAGATGGCACTCCTTCTGCTGGCCGCTGTGTTGGTTCTGATCGGCAGCATTTATTTCGCCTGGCGTGCTTTCCAGTATGAGGACACCGACGATGCTCAGATCGACGGGCACATCATGCCGTTGAGCGCGCGCATTACTGGCCAGATCCAGGAAGTAAGGGTCATTGAGGGACAACTGGTGCACGCCGGCGACGTGCTCGTGACCATCGACCAAAGGGACTACAAGATTGCCGTAGCGCAAGCGCAAGCAAATGTCGCGGATGCCGAAGCCACGGCCGCAAGTTCGCATTGGAACGTCCCAATCACTGCTGTTTCGACGAGCAGCAATCTCGCTTCTGCAGAAACCGCTATCGCGAATGCAGAGGCCGGAGTCGCCGCAGCCGAACAAAATCTGGAGTCTGCAAAGGCCGACGTGGAACAGGCAGAAGCAAACGCCGCAAAGAGCGATGCCGATCTTGTCCGCTACCGTCAGCTCGTAGCCAAAGAAGACATCTCACGTCAGCAGTACGATCAGGCGAACGCGACCGCGATAGCGAACCGCGCGGCCGTGGTATCCGACAAAGCAGCAGCGCTGGCCGCAGAACAAACACTCCGGCAGCAACAAGGCAAACTCCTGCAAGCGAAGGCCGACCTGCGCAGCGCGCAGACGGCGCCGCAACAGGTTTCTCTCACGCGTGCGAAGGCACTCGCTGCGGACGCTCAAGCCGTGCAGCGAAAAACACAACTTGATCAGGCGGAACTCAATCTTAGTTTCACGGTTATCCGTTCTCCCGTTACGGGAATCGTAGGCAAGAAAAGCGTCGAGGTCGGACAGAACGTAAGTGTCGGGCAGGAACTGGTGGATGTCGTTCCCCTCGATGACATCTGGGTGACCGCCAACTTCAAAGAGACACAGCTCGCACACATGGAGCCGGGTCAACCAGTCGAAATCAAGGTCGATGCATATGGCCGCAAATGGAAAGGCCATGTAAGCAACCTTGGTGGAGGCACGGGTTCGGTCTTTAGCCTTCTGCCTCCGGAAAACGCAACCGGCAACTACGTAAAGGTCGTGCAGAGAGTGCCGGTGCGCATCGATTTCGACCGGGTTGCGGGACAAAGCTTTAATGCAGACGGACTGCTGAAACCTGGATTGTCCGTTGACCCCGACGTGAGGGTGCGATGA
- a CDS encoding helix-turn-helix domain-containing protein produces the protein MGRLACCFPHAILAAVKLANGDVLRAAKLLAISKTTMYRKLQSYKGNVGEMTTEQPIARVGPESSKLQKSLV, from the coding sequence GTGGGAAGGTTGGCCTGTTGTTTTCCCCACGCAATCCTCGCCGCAGTCAAACTCGCAAACGGTGACGTGCTGCGAGCTGCGAAGCTGCTCGCAATCAGCAAGACGACGATGTATCGCAAGCTTCAGAGTTACAAGGGGAATGTGGGGGAGATGACCACCGAACAGCCAATTGCAAGGGTAGGACCGGAGTCCAGCAAGCTGCAGAAATCTCTCGTCTGA
- a CDS encoding response regulator has protein sequence MFVGRLQARQDKTETWVVAMVEKRLRTNINFGQRCQVLCVDDNALTMHLLSLILQQQGYDVLTSPDPTMAIKALKQGAVDWALLDYEMPQMNGGELAALVEAAKQKATSLFSSSAIKEELKTTGFLTLEEIKRRAIIATVNLVNGDKMRAAKMLEVGKTTVYRALEGGTRKRAKIVIPREEFDCVIAEAAD, from the coding sequence ATGTTTGTTGGGAGACTACAAGCTCGGCAAGACAAAACGGAAACGTGGGTTGTTGCGATGGTGGAAAAAAGACTACGTACGAACATCAACTTTGGCCAGCGTTGCCAAGTCTTATGCGTCGACGACAACGCGCTGACCATGCATTTGCTCTCACTCATCCTTCAACAACAAGGGTACGACGTTCTCACTTCGCCAGATCCAACAATGGCGATCAAAGCCCTAAAACAGGGAGCCGTTGACTGGGCACTCCTGGATTACGAAATGCCGCAGATGAATGGTGGTGAATTGGCAGCGCTTGTGGAGGCTGCGAAGCAAAAGGCGACTTCTTTGTTCTCGTCCTCGGCGATCAAGGAGGAGCTAAAAACCACCGGCTTTCTGACCCTGGAGGAGATTAAGCGGCGAGCAATCATTGCAACAGTAAATCTTGTAAACGGCGACAAAATGCGCGCCGCAAAAATGCTGGAAGTCGGCAAGACCACCGTTTATCGAGCATTGGAAGGAGGTACGCGCAAGAGAGCTAAGATCGTCATCCCGAGAGAAGAATTTGATTGCGTGATTGCGGAGGCGGCTGATTAG
- a CDS encoding HNH endonuclease: protein MADNRDWTRDELLVCFNFYCRTPFGKFHRNNPDIIQLAQALDRTPSAVAMKLGNFASFDPAHQSRNVKGLANASRLDRAVWEEFNANPNLLAQQSEEAYERLELPSAVPAEVEFAMPTGPTEAAATRPMRLVQSFFRRSVLAAYRYSCAFCRIDIPAVLSASHIIPWTASIELRADPRNGLSLCTLHDRAFDRGLMCVDDKLRLRISRHATSKADCEVFRAAFTKLEGKPISLPERFHPHSSSLEYHRSKIFQ, encoded by the coding sequence GTGGCTGATAACAGAGATTGGACGCGCGATGAGCTCCTAGTCTGCTTCAACTTTTATTGCCGCACTCCGTTTGGCAAATTTCATCGCAACAATCCGGACATAATCCAGCTAGCTCAAGCGCTGGATCGCACTCCCAGCGCCGTAGCTATGAAGCTCGGCAACTTCGCGAGCTTCGATCCCGCTCATCAGTCGAGGAACGTCAAGGGTCTGGCGAATGCCAGCCGATTGGACCGGGCAGTCTGGGAAGAGTTCAACGCAAATCCGAATCTTTTAGCTCAGCAGAGTGAAGAAGCGTATGAGCGGTTGGAGCTTCCAAGTGCGGTTCCTGCGGAAGTTGAGTTTGCGATGCCCACCGGACCAACCGAGGCTGCTGCGACCCGGCCGATGCGCCTTGTACAAAGCTTCTTTCGCAGAAGCGTGCTGGCAGCGTACAGATATTCTTGTGCCTTCTGCCGAATCGACATACCGGCGGTGCTCTCAGCAAGTCACATCATCCCGTGGACGGCAAGCATCGAACTTCGCGCAGACCCACGGAATGGACTTTCTCTCTGCACACTCCATGATCGGGCCTTTGATCGAGGGTTGATGTGTGTCGATGACAAGCTGCGGCTGCGAATTTCCCGCCACGCAACCTCCAAAGCGGACTGCGAAGTCTTTCGTGCGGCTTTCACTAAATTAGAGGGTAAACCGATATCGCTGCCGGAGCGCTTTCACCCACATTCAAGTTCCTTGGAGTATCACCGCTCGAAGATATTCCAATAG
- a CDS encoding TolC family protein, whose product MTQLIAHAGKDRLGLRIANLMLTAMLCGVMPAAGQSNLGLGTMTSYGTSQSSARGQGDVFAGSVPSGPATSEVLHLTLHDAVNRALRYNLGTIESGENATIARGQRLLALSDLLPQVSAGVSEYVEQTSVAVLGIKNVPQIPRVIGPFSYSSADASVSATLFNFSSIQRFRAARTAEQASKLSYQDTLDAVTLVVGNSYLQVIESASRIEAQEAQVRNAKALYDQALDSFQAGTAPKIDVTRTEVQLHTEEYNLSIARNNFDIAKLNLARAIGLPLGQHFDLADQLPYSDINPPALEDALKTAYGSRSDFRSALDSQKAAERTLSAARGERYPVVAVNGDYSDVGSTFGHSNGNFTFQAGVRVPVFTGGRIKGDITEAEASLRQRKAEAENIRGQVDYDVRTAYLNLNAAKEQVDVGKRNVDLANESLARSKDRFTSGVTDSVEVVQAEQALASANDQYITSVYNHSLGKLALARALGVARTDYSQYLGRK is encoded by the coding sequence ATGACCCAATTGATCGCACATGCAGGAAAAGATCGGCTGGGTTTGCGGATTGCAAATCTGATGTTGACCGCGATGTTGTGCGGTGTGATGCCGGCAGCAGGACAATCCAACCTCGGTTTGGGAACGATGACGAGTTACGGAACATCCCAAAGCTCGGCACGAGGACAAGGGGACGTATTCGCGGGAAGCGTGCCGAGTGGTCCTGCAACGAGCGAGGTCTTGCACTTAACCCTGCATGACGCAGTCAATCGAGCTCTTCGGTACAACCTCGGGACGATTGAGAGCGGAGAAAACGCAACCATAGCTCGCGGCCAGCGGCTGCTCGCGCTGAGCGATCTCTTGCCGCAGGTAAGCGCAGGGGTTTCTGAGTACGTGGAACAAACCAGTGTTGCCGTTCTGGGAATCAAGAACGTACCGCAGATTCCGAGAGTCATTGGACCGTTCAGTTACAGCAGCGCGGACGCGAGCGTCAGTGCAACCCTGTTTAATTTCTCGTCGATCCAACGTTTTCGCGCAGCGCGAACCGCTGAACAGGCCTCGAAGCTCAGCTATCAAGACACGCTTGACGCCGTCACGCTGGTCGTCGGCAACTCTTATCTGCAGGTAATCGAATCGGCTTCCCGCATTGAAGCTCAGGAAGCTCAGGTGCGAAATGCAAAGGCGCTCTACGACCAGGCGCTCGATTCATTCCAGGCAGGCACTGCTCCGAAGATCGATGTCACTCGTACCGAAGTTCAACTCCACACCGAGGAATACAACCTCAGTATCGCTCGTAACAATTTCGATATCGCAAAGCTCAATCTGGCCCGCGCTATCGGACTCCCTTTGGGACAACACTTTGATCTCGCGGACCAGCTTCCGTATTCCGATATCAATCCTCCAGCCTTGGAAGATGCGCTGAAGACGGCTTACGGTTCGCGCAGCGATTTCCGCTCCGCGCTCGATTCGCAAAAGGCAGCTGAACGAACGCTCTCCGCGGCGAGGGGGGAACGGTATCCGGTGGTTGCCGTGAACGGCGATTACAGTGACGTCGGTTCGACCTTCGGACATTCCAATGGAAACTTCACCTTTCAGGCAGGAGTTCGAGTACCGGTGTTCACGGGTGGTCGCATTAAAGGCGACATCACCGAAGCGGAAGCTTCTTTGCGACAACGAAAAGCAGAAGCTGAAAACATTCGCGGACAGGTTGATTACGACGTGCGCACAGCATACCTCAATCTCAATGCCGCCAAAGAACAAGTCGATGTTGGGAAGCGCAACGTCGATCTTGCCAATGAGAGCCTTGCTCGGTCCAAAGACCGCTTCACCTCTGGGGTTACCGACAGCGTAGAGGTAGTGCAGGCCGAGCAGGCTCTCGCCAGCGCCAACGATCAGTACATCACCAGCGTGTACAACCACAGCCTCGGCAAGCTCGCGCTCGCTCGCGCCTTGGGAGTCGCACGCACCGATTACAGCCAGTACTTAGGAAGGAAATAA